The following proteins are encoded in a genomic region of Limanda limanda chromosome 22, fLimLim1.1, whole genome shotgun sequence:
- the LOC132995863 gene encoding RNA-binding protein 4.1-like isoform X1 codes for MVKIFIGNLSADTTSDELRSLFSQYGKISECTIVKNFGFVHMDNKSEAEEAIRNLHHYELNGQPMNVELSRGNIKGSTKLHVGNIGCTNQELRAKFEEFGSVVECDIVKNYAFVHMEQMEDAMEAINHLDNTAFKGKLMSVKLSTSRLRTAPGMGDRSGCYRCGQEGHWSKECPLDQNGLLKNGSEPESDGYDASRFGGRGHDSGYHPDFTGDPDYGAGYAPVHVFSRGSGHSSMAGYRRGAGYESAMRYGPHPGYGISAGADHSMARMYDSEAAYRGNGSLYGAVPAYPMRRSPYEERDPYGLVDYYEKYRANSYGGSYFEERGAVPLPAPSTASIAIIRERLPPSSLDPYECPPLPPPPAPVSSYYARDRSPIRRVPAEADGYAFDRSRLSPVLTLPRSTAYEHPRDPGAERTRYAY; via the exons ATGGTTAAAATATTCATTGGGAACTTGTCCGCTGACACTACATCAGATGAGCTACGTTCTCTCTTCTCCCAGTACGGCAAGATTTCGGAATGTACCATCGTCAAGAACTTTGGCTTCGTGCACATGGATAACAAATCGGAGGCAGAAGAGGCCATCCGCAACCTCCACCATTATGAGCTAAATGGCCAGCCCATGAATGTAGAGTTGAGCCGTGGCAATATAAAAGGATCCACCAAGCTACATGTTGGCAACATCGGTTGCACCAACCAGGAGCTGAGGGCTAAGTTTGAAGAGTTTGGTTCCGTGGTGGAGTGTGACATAGTAAAAAACTATGCCTTTGTTCACATGGAGCAAATGGAGGATGCCATGGAGGCCATTAATCATTTAGACAACACGGCTTTTAAAG gcAAACTGATGAGCGTGAAGCTTTCGACTAGCCGCCTGCGTACTGCGCCGGGAATGGGAGACAGATCGGGTTGTTATCGTTGCGGGCAGGAAGGCCACTGGTCCAAAGAGTGCCCTCTAGACCAAAATGGCCTCCTCAAAAACGGttcagagccagagtctgatGGATACGATGCCTCGAGATTTGGCGGGCGTGGTCACGACAGTGGTTATCATCCAGACTTCACTGGTGATCCCGATTATGGTGCCGGCTATGCTCCTGTACATGTGTTTTCACGGGGTTCTGGTCACAGCAGCATGGCGGGGTACAGAAGGGGTGCAGGCTACGAGAGTGCAATGAGATACGGGCCGCACCCAGGTTATGGCATAAGCGCTGGTGCTGATCATAGCATGGCCCGGATGTATGACAGCGAGGCGGCATACAGGGGCAACGGCTCACTCTACGGCGCGGTACCAGCCTACCCGATGCGACGGTCGCCTTACGAGGAAAGGGATCCGTACGGTCTTGTGGACTACTATGAAAAGTACAGGGCCAATTCTTACGGAGGCAGTTATTTCGAGGAACGCGGCGCCGTCCCCTTGCCTGCTCCATCAACCGCCTCCATAGCTATTATTCGGGAACGTCTGCCCCCCTCTAGCCTTGACCCATACGAGtgccctcccctccctcctccaccagccCCAGTCTCCTCATACTATGCACGTGACCGGAGTCCGATACGGAGAGTCCCTGCTGAGGCAGATGGATACGCATTTGATCGTTCGCGCCTTTCCCCGGTGCTGACCCTCCCAAGAAGCACTGCCTATGAACATCCTCGGGATCCCGGTGCTGAGCGGACAAGATATGCATACTAA
- the LOC133028754 gene encoding RNA-binding protein 4.1-like: MVKIFIGNLACNTSPEELRELFEKYGKVAECDIVKNYGFVHMNNISEAEVAIQNLHQHQLHGWRMNVEMSKGRPKSTTKLHVSNLGEGITCDVLRAKFEDFGSVVECDIVKDYAFIHMERVEDAMDAISKMDNTAFKGKLMSVQLSTSRLRTAPGMGEHTGCYVCGKHGHWSKDCPNGRSDSHGDDERGDSGRAPPRGPPGYGRGSYGMAPPPGADYMGASAYSQGSYAGGIPPPPRRLSGYGSELGDRYGGRPAASYADRSSPYDRDRLYSSVDYYEKYRARPYGSSYFEDRRMSYLPPPPPPPSSLSKLSSGVDLYDRRPPPPPVAAASAAAYYAQDRNPIGRVPVSSAGYTYERTRLSPVSSRSPYAAPRPKDHYAPRYAPY; this comes from the exons ATGGTGAAGATTTTTATCGGCAATCTTGCCTGCAACACCTCACCCGAGGAGCTGCGCGAACTCTTCGAAAAGTACGGCAAAGTTGCGGAATGTGACATCGTCAAGAACTATGGGTTCGTTCATATGAACAACATCTCGGAAGCAGAGGTGGCCATTCAGAACCTCCACCAGCACCAGTTACATGGCTGGCGCATGAACGTGGAGATGAGCAAAGGGAGGCCCAAGTCCACCACCAAGCTGCACGTCAGTAACCTCGGCGAAGGAATCACTTGTGATGTTCTGCGGGCAAAGTTTGAAGATTTTGGCTCAGTGGTGGAATGTGACATAGTGAAGGACTATGCATTTATTCACATGGAGCGAGTGGAGGATGCCATGGATGCCATCAGTAAGATGGACAACACAGCCTTTAAAG GCAAGCTGATGAGCGTACAGCTGTCCACCAGTCGGCTTCGCACTGCCCCGGGAATGGGAGAACATACCGGCTGCTATGTCTGCGGGAAACATGGTCACTGGTCGAAAGACTGTCCAAACGGTCGGAGCGATAGCCACGGTGATGACGAGAGAGGTGACAGCGGCCGGGCCCCCCCACGCGGTCCCCCAGGTTATGGCAGGGGAAGCTACGGAATGGCCCCACCTCCAGGAGCTGATTACATGGGTGCCTCTGCGTATAGTCAGGGTAGTTATGCGGGTGGGATCCCTCCACCCCCTCGTAGGCTCAGTGGCTACGGCTCTGAGCTGGGGGATAGATATGGAGGCCGACCAGCAGCCTCCTATGCTGACAGGTCATCACCTTATGATCGTGACCGTCTTTATAGCAGTGTTGACTATTATGAGAAGTACAGAGCTCGGCCTTATGGCTCAAGCTATTTCGAGGATCGTCGCATGTCTTatctccccccacccccaccccccccttcctccctttcAAAGCTCTCCTCCGGTGTCGATCTGTACGACCGTCGGCCACCGCCTCCACCTGTAGCGGCCGCTTCAGCTGCCGCTTACTATGCACAAGACCGCAACCCGATCGGACGAGTACCCGTCTCTTCGGCCGGCTACACCTATGAGCGAACACGGCTGTCACCGGTGTCATCCAGGAGCCCCTACGCTGCTCCGCGGCCCAAGGATCATTATGCGCCACGTTACGCGCCTTACTAA
- the sf1 gene encoding splicing factor 1 isoform X1 produces MATGANATPLGKLHPSIGAKRGFDAGPGSGNGLMPIPGPPASFPAIQAFQPPMPVATFPQPHQFSPAAGFSTQAPQPPPGAGLVSPDFGKKSRKKSRWSSETPDQKTVIPGMPTVIPPGLTRDQERAYIVQLQIEDLTRKLRTGDLGIPVNPEDRSPSPEPIYNSEGKRLNTREYRTRKKIEEERHSLITEMVGLNPDFKPPADYKPPATRVNDKVMIPQDEYPEINFVGLLIGPRGNTLKNIEKECCAKIMIRGKGSVKEGKVGRKDGQMLPGEDEPLHALVTANTMENVKKAVEQIRNILKQGIETPEDQNDLRKMQLRELARLNGTLREDDNRILRPWQNAEPRSITNTTLCTKCGGAGHISSDCKYTSTFAAHRATGGEPPQSAQDKARMDKEYLSLMAELGEAPVPTSGGGHSNNQGGGPRSSGQNNNQPPPQNRPPWMNSGPSENRNYHGMHGGHGGHGGHGGHSGHGGHHNYPPPMPNMGGPPLPPNPNGLPPPWMQPPPPPMGQGPGPHGHPMGLLPPPMGMMPPPPPPPSNQPPPPPSGPLPPWQQQAPPPPPTSSMATSTPLPWQQNTTTTSSPGTGSLPPWQQPQQPAASGAQPPPPMGTPSMVPPPPGVQPPLPPGAPPPPPPPPPGSTGMMYAPPPPPPPMDPSNFVTMMGMGVPGMPPFGMPPAPPPPPPQN; encoded by the exons ATGGCCACGGGAGCAAATGCGACTCCCTTAGGGAAGTTGCACCCCAGTATCGGCGCTAAACGAGGATTTGACGCTGGGCCTGGGTCGGGGAACGGGCTGATGCCTATACCGGGGCCGCCCGCATCCTTCCCTGCGATACAAGCTTTCCAGCCTCCGATGCCTGTCGCAACTTTTCCACAGCCACACCAGTTCAGCCCGGCGGCAGGGTTTTCGACTCAGGCTCCTCAACCACCTCCGGGGGCCGGACTAGTAAGCCCAG ATTTCGGTAAGAAATCCAGGAAGAAGAGTCGTTGGAGCAGCGAGACGCCTGACCAGAAGACGGTCATACCAGGCATGCCCACTGTTATTCCACCTGGATTGACCCGGGATCAGGAGAGAGCATATATAG TCCAACTGCAGATTGAAGACCTGACTCGTAAACTGCGTACAGGAGACCTGGGAATCCCTGTTAACCCTGAGGACAG GTCTCCCTCTCCAGAGCCCATATATAACAGCGAGGGCAAGAGGTTAAACACCCGTGAGTATCGCACAAGGAAGAAGATCGAGGAAGAGCGCCACTCCCTCATCACTGAGATGGTTGGACTCAACCCTGACTTCAAGCCTCCTGCAGACTACAA ACCTCCAGCCACAAGAGTCAATGACAAAGTTATGATTCCCCAGGACGAATACCCAGAAATCAACTTTGTTGGTCTGCTAATTGGGCCACG TGGTAACACACTGAAGAACATTGAGAAGGAGTGCTGTGCCAAGATCATGATCCGTGGTAAAGGTTCTGTAAAGGAGGGGAAGGTTGGACGAAAGGATGGACAGATGCTCCCAGGGGAGGATGAGCCTCTGCATGCCCTGGTCACTGCAAACACAATGGAGAACGTCAAGAAAGCTGTGGAACAG ATTCGTAACATCCTGAAGCAAGGCATCGAGACACCTGAGGATCAGAATGACCTACGAAAGATGCAGCTGAGGGAGCTTGCCAGACTCAATGGCACACTGAGGGAAGACGACAACAG GATCCTTCGTCCTTGGCAAAACGCCGAGCCACGCAGCATTACCAACACCACCCTCTGTACCAAGTGTGGTGGAGCTGGCCATATCTCCTCTGACTGCAAATACACCAG CACATTTGCTGCCCACAGAGCAACAGGTGGTGAGCCTCCTCAGTCAGCCCAGGACAAGGCTCGGATGGACAAGGAGTACCTGTCCCTCATGGCTGAGCTTGGGGAGGCCCCAGTCCCCACATCTGGAGGGGGACACTCCAAcaaccaggggggggggcctcgATCCTCAGGCCAAAACAACAACCAGCCACCTCCG cagAACCGGCCTCCTTGGATGAACTCTGGCCCGTCTGAGAACAGGAACTACCATGGCATGCACGGAGGACATGGTGGACACGGAGGACATGGAGGACACAGTGGGCATGGAGGACACCACAACTACCCTCCACCCATGCCCAACATGGGAGGTCCCCCTCTACCCCCAAACCCCAACGGTCTGCCTCCCCCCTGGATGCagcctccgcccccccccatGGGCCAGGGTCCAGGACCTCATGGACACCCTATGG GTCTGCTGCCTCCTCCAATGGGTATGATgccccctccaccccctcccccgAGCAACCAGCCACCTCCCCCGCCTTCTGGTCCACTGCCTCCGTGGCAACAGCAGGCTCCACCTCCCCCTCCAACCAGCAGCATGGCAACCAGTACACCGCTGCCCTGGCAACAGA ATACCACCACTACGTCCAGCCCTGGCACTGGCAGCCTGCCTCCATGGCAGCAGCCCCAGCAGCCTGCAGCCTCGGGAGCCCAGCCCCCACCACCCATGGGAACCCCATCCATGGTGCCGCCCCCCCCTGGCGTCCAGCCCCCGTTGCCCCCTGgcgcccctcctcctccccctccgccACCTCCCGGCTCGACCGGCATGATGTatgcaccaccaccccccccaccacccatgGACCCTTCCAACTTTGTCACCATGATGGGGATGGGGGTACCAGGCATGCCCCCATTCGGCATgcctcctgcccccccacctccaccaccccagaATTAA
- the LOC132995863 gene encoding RNA-binding protein 4.1-like isoform X2 has product MVKIFIGNLSADTTSDELRSLFSQYGKISECTIVKNFGFVHMDNKSEAEEAIRNLHHYELNGQPMNVELSRGNIKGSTKLHVGNIGCTNQELRAKFEEFGSVVECDIVKNYAFVHMEQMEDAMEAINHLDNTAFKGELLGWA; this is encoded by the coding sequence ATGGTTAAAATATTCATTGGGAACTTGTCCGCTGACACTACATCAGATGAGCTACGTTCTCTCTTCTCCCAGTACGGCAAGATTTCGGAATGTACCATCGTCAAGAACTTTGGCTTCGTGCACATGGATAACAAATCGGAGGCAGAAGAGGCCATCCGCAACCTCCACCATTATGAGCTAAATGGCCAGCCCATGAATGTAGAGTTGAGCCGTGGCAATATAAAAGGATCCACCAAGCTACATGTTGGCAACATCGGTTGCACCAACCAGGAGCTGAGGGCTAAGTTTGAAGAGTTTGGTTCCGTGGTGGAGTGTGACATAGTAAAAAACTATGCCTTTGTTCACATGGAGCAAATGGAGGATGCCATGGAGGCCATTAATCATTTAGACAACACGGCTTTTAAAGGTGAACTCTTGGGCTGGGCTTAA
- the sf1 gene encoding splicing factor 1 isoform X3, with amino-acid sequence MVGLNPDFKPPADYKPPATRVNDKVMIPQDEYPEINFVGLLIGPRGNTLKNIEKECCAKIMIRGKGSVKEGKVGRKDGQMLPGEDEPLHALVTANTMENVKKAVEQIRNILKQGIETPEDQNDLRKMQLRELARLNGTLREDDNRILRPWQNAEPRSITNTTLCTKCGGAGHISSDCKYTSTFAAHRATGGEPPQSAQDKARMDKEYLSLMAELGEAPVPTSGGGHSNNQGGGPRSSGQNNNQPPPQNRPPWMNSGPSENRNYHGMHGGHGGHGGHGGHSGHGGHHNYPPPMPNMGGPPLPPNPNGLPPPWMQPPPPPMGQGPGPHGHPMGLLPPPMGMMPPPPPPPSNQPPPPPSGPLPPWQQQAPPPPPTSSMATSTPLPWQQNTTTTSSPGTGSLPPWQQPQQPAASGAQPPPPMGTPSMVPPPPGVQPPLPPGAPPPPPPPPPGSTGMMYAPPPPPPPMDPSNFVTMMGMGVPGMPPFGMPPAPPPPPPQN; translated from the exons ATGGTTGGACTCAACCCTGACTTCAAGCCTCCTGCAGACTACAA ACCTCCAGCCACAAGAGTCAATGACAAAGTTATGATTCCCCAGGACGAATACCCAGAAATCAACTTTGTTGGTCTGCTAATTGGGCCACG TGGTAACACACTGAAGAACATTGAGAAGGAGTGCTGTGCCAAGATCATGATCCGTGGTAAAGGTTCTGTAAAGGAGGGGAAGGTTGGACGAAAGGATGGACAGATGCTCCCAGGGGAGGATGAGCCTCTGCATGCCCTGGTCACTGCAAACACAATGGAGAACGTCAAGAAAGCTGTGGAACAG ATTCGTAACATCCTGAAGCAAGGCATCGAGACACCTGAGGATCAGAATGACCTACGAAAGATGCAGCTGAGGGAGCTTGCCAGACTCAATGGCACACTGAGGGAAGACGACAACAG GATCCTTCGTCCTTGGCAAAACGCCGAGCCACGCAGCATTACCAACACCACCCTCTGTACCAAGTGTGGTGGAGCTGGCCATATCTCCTCTGACTGCAAATACACCAG CACATTTGCTGCCCACAGAGCAACAGGTGGTGAGCCTCCTCAGTCAGCCCAGGACAAGGCTCGGATGGACAAGGAGTACCTGTCCCTCATGGCTGAGCTTGGGGAGGCCCCAGTCCCCACATCTGGAGGGGGACACTCCAAcaaccaggggggggggcctcgATCCTCAGGCCAAAACAACAACCAGCCACCTCCG cagAACCGGCCTCCTTGGATGAACTCTGGCCCGTCTGAGAACAGGAACTACCATGGCATGCACGGAGGACATGGTGGACACGGAGGACATGGAGGACACAGTGGGCATGGAGGACACCACAACTACCCTCCACCCATGCCCAACATGGGAGGTCCCCCTCTACCCCCAAACCCCAACGGTCTGCCTCCCCCCTGGATGCagcctccgcccccccccatGGGCCAGGGTCCAGGACCTCATGGACACCCTATGG GTCTGCTGCCTCCTCCAATGGGTATGATgccccctccaccccctcccccgAGCAACCAGCCACCTCCCCCGCCTTCTGGTCCACTGCCTCCGTGGCAACAGCAGGCTCCACCTCCCCCTCCAACCAGCAGCATGGCAACCAGTACACCGCTGCCCTGGCAACAGA ATACCACCACTACGTCCAGCCCTGGCACTGGCAGCCTGCCTCCATGGCAGCAGCCCCAGCAGCCTGCAGCCTCGGGAGCCCAGCCCCCACCACCCATGGGAACCCCATCCATGGTGCCGCCCCCCCCTGGCGTCCAGCCCCCGTTGCCCCCTGgcgcccctcctcctccccctccgccACCTCCCGGCTCGACCGGCATGATGTatgcaccaccaccccccccaccacccatgGACCCTTCCAACTTTGTCACCATGATGGGGATGGGGGTACCAGGCATGCCCCCATTCGGCATgcctcctgcccccccacctccaccaccccagaATTAA
- the sf1 gene encoding splicing factor 1 isoform X2: protein MATGANATPLGKLHPSIGAKRGFDAGPGSGNGLMPIPGPPASFPAIQAFQPPMPVATFPQPHQFSPAAGFSTQAPQPPPGAGLVSPDFGKKSRKKSRWSSETPDQKTVIPGMPTVIPPGLTRDQERAYIVQLQIEDLTRKLRTGDLGIPVNPEDRSPSPEPIYNSEGKRLNTREYRTRKKIEEERHSLITEMVGLNPDFKPPADYKPPATRVNDKVMIPQDEYPEINFVGLLIGPRGNTLKNIEKECCAKIMIRGKGSVKEGKVGRKDGQMLPGEDEPLHALVTANTMENVKKAVEQIRNILKQGIETPEDQNDLRKMQLRELARLNGTLREDDNRILRPWQNAEPRSITNTTLCTKCGGAGHISSDCKYTSTFAAHRATGGEPPQSAQDKARMDKEYLSLMAELGEAPVPTSGGGHSNNQGGGPRSSGQNNNQPPPNRPPWMNSGPSENRNYHGMHGGHGGHGGHGGHSGHGGHHNYPPPMPNMGGPPLPPNPNGLPPPWMQPPPPPMGQGPGPHGHPMGLLPPPMGMMPPPPPPPSNQPPPPPSGPLPPWQQQAPPPPPTSSMATSTPLPWQQNTTTTSSPGTGSLPPWQQPQQPAASGAQPPPPMGTPSMVPPPPGVQPPLPPGAPPPPPPPPPGSTGMMYAPPPPPPPMDPSNFVTMMGMGVPGMPPFGMPPAPPPPPPQN, encoded by the exons ATGGCCACGGGAGCAAATGCGACTCCCTTAGGGAAGTTGCACCCCAGTATCGGCGCTAAACGAGGATTTGACGCTGGGCCTGGGTCGGGGAACGGGCTGATGCCTATACCGGGGCCGCCCGCATCCTTCCCTGCGATACAAGCTTTCCAGCCTCCGATGCCTGTCGCAACTTTTCCACAGCCACACCAGTTCAGCCCGGCGGCAGGGTTTTCGACTCAGGCTCCTCAACCACCTCCGGGGGCCGGACTAGTAAGCCCAG ATTTCGGTAAGAAATCCAGGAAGAAGAGTCGTTGGAGCAGCGAGACGCCTGACCAGAAGACGGTCATACCAGGCATGCCCACTGTTATTCCACCTGGATTGACCCGGGATCAGGAGAGAGCATATATAG TCCAACTGCAGATTGAAGACCTGACTCGTAAACTGCGTACAGGAGACCTGGGAATCCCTGTTAACCCTGAGGACAG GTCTCCCTCTCCAGAGCCCATATATAACAGCGAGGGCAAGAGGTTAAACACCCGTGAGTATCGCACAAGGAAGAAGATCGAGGAAGAGCGCCACTCCCTCATCACTGAGATGGTTGGACTCAACCCTGACTTCAAGCCTCCTGCAGACTACAA ACCTCCAGCCACAAGAGTCAATGACAAAGTTATGATTCCCCAGGACGAATACCCAGAAATCAACTTTGTTGGTCTGCTAATTGGGCCACG TGGTAACACACTGAAGAACATTGAGAAGGAGTGCTGTGCCAAGATCATGATCCGTGGTAAAGGTTCTGTAAAGGAGGGGAAGGTTGGACGAAAGGATGGACAGATGCTCCCAGGGGAGGATGAGCCTCTGCATGCCCTGGTCACTGCAAACACAATGGAGAACGTCAAGAAAGCTGTGGAACAG ATTCGTAACATCCTGAAGCAAGGCATCGAGACACCTGAGGATCAGAATGACCTACGAAAGATGCAGCTGAGGGAGCTTGCCAGACTCAATGGCACACTGAGGGAAGACGACAACAG GATCCTTCGTCCTTGGCAAAACGCCGAGCCACGCAGCATTACCAACACCACCCTCTGTACCAAGTGTGGTGGAGCTGGCCATATCTCCTCTGACTGCAAATACACCAG CACATTTGCTGCCCACAGAGCAACAGGTGGTGAGCCTCCTCAGTCAGCCCAGGACAAGGCTCGGATGGACAAGGAGTACCTGTCCCTCATGGCTGAGCTTGGGGAGGCCCCAGTCCCCACATCTGGAGGGGGACACTCCAAcaaccaggggggggggcctcgATCCTCAGGCCAAAACAACAACCAGCCACCTCCG AACCGGCCTCCTTGGATGAACTCTGGCCCGTCTGAGAACAGGAACTACCATGGCATGCACGGAGGACATGGTGGACACGGAGGACATGGAGGACACAGTGGGCATGGAGGACACCACAACTACCCTCCACCCATGCCCAACATGGGAGGTCCCCCTCTACCCCCAAACCCCAACGGTCTGCCTCCCCCCTGGATGCagcctccgcccccccccatGGGCCAGGGTCCAGGACCTCATGGACACCCTATGG GTCTGCTGCCTCCTCCAATGGGTATGATgccccctccaccccctcccccgAGCAACCAGCCACCTCCCCCGCCTTCTGGTCCACTGCCTCCGTGGCAACAGCAGGCTCCACCTCCCCCTCCAACCAGCAGCATGGCAACCAGTACACCGCTGCCCTGGCAACAGA ATACCACCACTACGTCCAGCCCTGGCACTGGCAGCCTGCCTCCATGGCAGCAGCCCCAGCAGCCTGCAGCCTCGGGAGCCCAGCCCCCACCACCCATGGGAACCCCATCCATGGTGCCGCCCCCCCCTGGCGTCCAGCCCCCGTTGCCCCCTGgcgcccctcctcctccccctccgccACCTCCCGGCTCGACCGGCATGATGTatgcaccaccaccccccccaccacccatgGACCCTTCCAACTTTGTCACCATGATGGGGATGGGGGTACCAGGCATGCCCCCATTCGGCATgcctcctgcccccccacctccaccaccccagaATTAA